A single region of the Phycisphaerae bacterium RAS1 genome encodes:
- a CDS encoding mce related protein encodes MPESRRNTLVGLFVLVGVVALGTMIVVSKGVPMWLGGGQTYPLLVQFPNAAGIRPGNQVNVRGVQVGRVVRLKLADATRLDAEFNVIVELAINHDIKIPDGSTARATEPVLGQGRPPIEIVAGPSGSAPLSAGATISGSVRTAVESFFPREVVTTFTDTASQIKETAAALTPVLVDAHDLMQKRSPGDVDRAGGPQGNLSSAMARLDSSARHFNEVLGDPAVKSQLRESIANFQKITEDGKAAVADIRAAAGDAKEFVSDAKGFVSKATTTVDNIGARVDTVSDGLMSSLHKTDRFLDQLSDIAEPIAKGEGSIGQMVHDNTFYEALVFTLRKASESLEEFRVLVKDWQKGKVRVAF; translated from the coding sequence ATGCCGGAGTCCCGCCGCAACACACTCGTCGGCCTTTTCGTTCTCGTCGGCGTGGTCGCCCTGGGAACGATGATCGTCGTCTCGAAAGGCGTCCCGATGTGGCTGGGCGGCGGACAAACCTACCCGCTCCTGGTTCAGTTCCCCAACGCCGCGGGCATCCGCCCGGGCAACCAGGTCAACGTGCGCGGCGTGCAGGTCGGCCGCGTCGTGCGGCTGAAGCTGGCTGATGCGACACGCCTCGACGCGGAATTCAACGTCATCGTTGAACTGGCCATCAACCACGACATCAAGATTCCCGATGGCAGCACCGCCCGCGCCACTGAGCCGGTCCTCGGCCAGGGCCGCCCGCCGATCGAGATCGTCGCCGGGCCGTCCGGCAGCGCGCCGCTGTCGGCGGGCGCGACGATCAGCGGCTCGGTCCGCACGGCGGTCGAGTCGTTCTTCCCGCGCGAGGTGGTGACCACCTTCACCGACACAGCCAGCCAGATCAAGGAAACCGCCGCGGCGTTGACGCCGGTGCTGGTCGACGCCCACGACCTGATGCAGAAGCGCTCGCCGGGGGACGTGGACCGCGCGGGCGGCCCGCAGGGCAATCTCTCGTCGGCGATGGCCCGGCTCGATTCATCGGCCAGGCATTTCAACGAGGTGCTGGGCGACCCGGCGGTGAAAAGCCAGTTGCGCGAGTCGATCGCGAATTTTCAGAAGATCACCGAGGACGGCAAGGCGGCGGTGGCCGACATCCGCGCCGCCGCCGGCGACGCGAAGGAATTCGTCTCGGACGCAAAGGGGTTCGTGAGCAAGGCGACGACCACGGTAGACAACATCGGCGCCCGCGTGGACACGGTGAGCGACGGGCTGATGAGCAGCCTGCACAAGACCGATCGGTTTCTCGATCAACTCAGCGATATCGCCGAGCCGATCGCGAAGGGCGAGGGGAGCATCGGGCAGATGGTGCACGACAACACGTTTTACGAGGCGCTGGTGTTCACGCTGCGGAAGGCGAGCGAGTCGCTGGAGGAGTTCCGCGTGCTCGTGAAGGATTGGCAGAAGGGGAAGGTCCGGGTGGCGTTCTGA
- the fdxA gene encoding Ferredoxin 7Fe: protein MSHYIVQPCIGTKDTACVDVCPVDCIHPRKDEPDFEIEEMLYIEPEVCIDCGLCVDECPVKAIFPEDDLPADMRHFIEKNVDYYKRKKA, encoded by the coding sequence GTGTCGCACTACATCGTCCAGCCCTGCATCGGCACGAAAGATACGGCGTGCGTCGACGTGTGCCCGGTGGACTGCATCCACCCGCGGAAGGACGAGCCGGATTTTGAGATCGAGGAGATGCTCTACATCGAGCCGGAAGTCTGCATCGACTGCGGCCTGTGCGTCGATGAGTGTCCCGTGAAGGCGATTTTCCCCGAGGATGACCTGCCGGCCGACATGAGGCACTTCATCGAAAAGAACGTGGACTACTACAAACGCAAGAAAGCCTGA
- a CDS encoding Polysaccharide deacetylase, with protein MVARLRSLLKQSLALGVSLTLTDRLMFAAQKSRLGKRFIRVINCHDTPHASIVNYRRQLAWYARHFVGASDADLRGLLEHGEWNKPKPGLIISFDDGLRTNFDVAAPLLEEYGFVGWHFVPLEFIDTPREQQRAYAAAHSIVPSPSGDRPPNRGVAADSADAGRVAMSWDELRDLVRRGHVVGCHTRTHHRLTASTPPAQLDDEIITCKRDLEQRLGSSVDHFCWVGGEEFAYSREAAQRIRDAGYRCAFMTCSNPCVHGTNPLQLHRTNVECTWPMHIVRLQLCGIADRANAAKRRRVEALTAL; from the coding sequence ATGGTCGCGCGGCTTCGAAGCCTGCTCAAACAGTCACTCGCCCTCGGTGTCAGTTTGACGCTGACGGACCGACTGATGTTTGCCGCCCAGAAATCCCGCCTGGGCAAGCGCTTCATCCGCGTCATCAACTGCCACGACACGCCGCACGCCTCGATCGTCAACTACCGCCGCCAGCTCGCCTGGTACGCGCGCCATTTCGTGGGCGCCAGCGACGCCGATCTGCGCGGATTGCTCGAACATGGCGAATGGAACAAGCCCAAACCCGGGTTGATCATCTCGTTCGACGACGGCCTGCGCACGAACTTCGACGTCGCCGCCCCTCTTCTGGAGGAGTACGGCTTCGTCGGCTGGCATTTCGTCCCGCTGGAGTTCATCGACACGCCGCGCGAGCAGCAGCGAGCGTACGCGGCGGCCCATTCGATCGTTCCCAGCCCGTCCGGCGACCGGCCGCCCAATCGCGGTGTCGCAGCCGACAGCGCCGACGCCGGGCGCGTCGCAATGAGCTGGGATGAGCTTCGCGATCTCGTTCGCCGCGGCCACGTCGTCGGCTGCCACACGCGCACGCATCACCGCCTGACCGCATCCACGCCGCCCGCGCAGCTTGACGACGAAATCATCACCTGCAAGCGCGACCTGGAGCAGCGGCTCGGCAGCTCGGTGGATCACTTCTGCTGGGTCGGCGGCGAGGAGTTTGCCTACAGCCGCGAGGCGGCGCAGCGCATTCGCGACGCCGGCTATCGCTGCGCGTTCATGACCTGTTCGAATCCGTGCGTTCACGGCACGAACCCGCTGCAGCTTCATCGAACCAACGTCGAATGCACCTGGCCGATGCACATCGTTCGCCTGCAGCTCTGCGGCATCGCCGACCGCGCCAACGCCGCCAAGCGGCGCCGGGTGGAGGCGTTGACGGCGCTCTGA
- the novN gene encoding Decarbamoylnovobiocin carbamoyltransferase, giving the protein MSTTVLGISAFYHDSAAAIVRDGEIIAAAQEERFSRKKHDPRFPRHAINYCLEEAFVEASDLDAIVFYDNPLWTWDRILKNTIAAGNTGVDQFEKATRSVLGIKMWVGEYVRRAIGTLGKAGKLLFTEHHMSHAASAFYPSPFKRAAIITLDGVGEWATTTIGVGDGDRVDLLEEITYPHSLGLLYSAITYFCGFKVNSGEYKLMGLAPYGEPIYYDKIKKNLIDIRPDGSYRLNTEYFGYIDSVVMTNPLFNSLFDGPPREPESRITRREMNLAASVQKVLEEVVILMGRHVRRRTGADKLVLAGGVALNCVANGKLLREKIFDDIWIQPAAGDAGGSLGAALLASHAYFKVPRKMNPTGRDMQKGSLLGPAYGTNEVKAFLERHGCPAEHVSNDRERAQRVAELLAAGKIVGYLHGRMEFGPRALGARSIIGDPRNAQMQSVMNLKIKYRESFRPFAPAVLYDRIGEYFEIDRESPYMLLVAPVCESRRKKGDLSKFNAGDDDMLSVVNQLRSDIPAVTHVDYSARIQSVHPEDNPEFHRVLTAFREKTGCGVLVNTSFNVRGEPIVCTVHDAYRCFMRTEIDVLVLQDHILHKHNQPAFKDDDDWRKEYELD; this is encoded by the coding sequence ATGAGCACAACAGTCCTCGGCATCTCGGCTTTCTATCACGACTCCGCCGCCGCCATCGTACGCGACGGCGAAATCATCGCCGCGGCGCAGGAAGAGCGCTTCAGCCGCAAGAAGCACGACCCGCGCTTCCCGCGGCACGCGATCAACTACTGCCTGGAAGAGGCGTTTGTCGAGGCGTCCGACCTCGACGCGATCGTCTTCTACGACAACCCCCTCTGGACCTGGGACCGCATCCTCAAGAACACGATCGCCGCCGGCAACACCGGCGTCGATCAGTTCGAAAAGGCCACGCGTTCTGTCCTCGGCATCAAGATGTGGGTCGGCGAATACGTCCGCCGCGCCATCGGCACGCTCGGCAAGGCCGGCAAGCTGCTTTTCACCGAGCACCACATGTCGCACGCCGCGTCGGCGTTCTACCCGTCGCCCTTCAAGCGGGCCGCGATCATCACGCTCGACGGCGTCGGCGAATGGGCCACGACGACCATCGGCGTCGGCGACGGCGACCGCGTCGATTTGCTCGAAGAAATCACCTACCCGCACTCGCTCGGCCTGCTGTATAGCGCGATCACCTACTTCTGCGGCTTCAAGGTGAATTCCGGCGAGTACAAGCTGATGGGCCTGGCGCCCTACGGCGAGCCGATCTACTACGACAAGATCAAAAAGAACCTGATCGACATCCGCCCGGACGGCTCCTATCGGCTGAACACCGAGTATTTCGGATACATCGACAGCGTGGTGATGACCAACCCGCTGTTCAACTCGCTCTTCGACGGCCCGCCGCGCGAACCGGAGTCGCGCATCACGCGGCGCGAGATGAACCTGGCCGCGTCGGTGCAGAAGGTGCTCGAAGAGGTCGTCATCCTGATGGGCCGGCACGTCCGGCGGCGGACGGGGGCGGACAAACTCGTGCTCGCCGGCGGCGTGGCGCTCAACTGCGTCGCCAATGGCAAGCTCCTGCGCGAGAAGATCTTCGACGACATCTGGATTCAGCCCGCCGCCGGCGACGCGGGCGGGTCGCTGGGCGCTGCATTGCTCGCATCGCACGCGTACTTCAAAGTCCCGCGCAAGATGAACCCCACTGGCCGCGACATGCAGAAAGGCAGCCTGCTCGGCCCGGCCTACGGCACGAATGAGGTCAAGGCGTTCCTCGAGCGCCACGGCTGCCCCGCCGAGCACGTTTCCAACGACCGCGAGCGGGCGCAGCGCGTCGCGGAACTCCTCGCCGCCGGCAAAATCGTCGGCTACCTGCACGGCCGCATGGAATTCGGCCCGCGGGCGCTGGGGGCGCGCTCGATCATCGGCGACCCGCGCAATGCGCAGATGCAGTCGGTGATGAACCTCAAGATCAAATACCGCGAGTCGTTCCGCCCGTTTGCTCCGGCGGTGCTGTATGACCGCATCGGCGAGTATTTTGAGATCGATCGCGAAAGCCCCTACATGCTGCTGGTCGCGCCGGTCTGCGAAAGCCGCCGGAAGAAGGGCGACCTGAGCAAGTTCAATGCCGGCGACGACGACATGCTCTCGGTCGTCAACCAGCTTCGCTCGGACATCCCCGCGGTGACGCACGTGGACTACAGCGCCCGCATCCAGTCCGTGCATCCCGAGGACAACCCGGAGTTCCACCGCGTGCTGACGGCGTTCCGCGAGAAAACCGGCTGCGGCGTGCTGGTGAACACGTCGTTCAACGTCCGCGGCGAGCCGATCGTCTGCACCGTGCATGACGCGTACCGCTGCTTCATGCGGACGGAGATCGACGTGCTCGTCCTTCAGGACCACATCCTGCACAAGCACAACCAGCCGGCGTTCAAGGACGACGATGATTGGAGGAAGGAATATGAGCTCGACTGA
- a CDS encoding N5-glutamine S-adenosyl-L-methionine-dependent methyltransferase, with the protein MTPADDTREYIVEADDWLGFLRPPFRGRFLDELRGLDLSRLQHLPPPKLGGLPLGREWRVLSRFMSGRCTVFEPSALSGVYRALSPRRAQDLFRAFVLGETLLPQTWADLIGATTLRGWEENHLFRADSGGQFLRFRVYGIGPLTLIADGEKPLLLRRVVAGTDSLLHVDFIDAHPQGRLKRCLDVGPGSGVVLLSAARHCEEGLGLDINPRAVEVTRLNAELNQMPHVRAEQADVFEHAGRFGRFDLVTWNMPFMLMPDRCKHTHFDAYGGHMGVEIQARFLRLLPTLLTPEGRAILLATTTILESGEDLLAGEIRTAAAETRLDFDVHVVQAFWSVAFRNYQIECGVRNFESWFLVIRPGSGRIRKIERPLATRMVDGVRGWLHGMRNPRRGAGRSVGPPSPTAQQRTEEA; encoded by the coding sequence ATGACGCCGGCCGACGACACTCGCGAGTACATCGTCGAGGCCGACGACTGGCTCGGTTTTCTGAGGCCGCCGTTTCGCGGGCGGTTTCTGGATGAGCTGCGCGGGCTCGATTTGAGCCGCCTGCAGCATCTGCCGCCGCCGAAGCTGGGCGGGCTGCCGCTGGGGCGCGAGTGGCGCGTGCTGTCGCGATTCATGAGCGGCCGCTGCACCGTGTTCGAGCCGTCGGCGCTGTCAGGCGTCTATCGCGCCCTGTCGCCGCGCCGCGCGCAAGACCTGTTCCGCGCGTTCGTGCTGGGCGAGACGCTGTTGCCGCAGACGTGGGCCGACCTGATCGGTGCGACGACGCTTCGCGGATGGGAAGAAAACCACCTGTTTCGCGCGGACAGCGGCGGGCAGTTCCTGCGATTTCGCGTTTACGGGATCGGCCCGCTGACGCTTATCGCCGACGGCGAAAAGCCGTTGCTGTTGCGGCGCGTCGTCGCCGGCACCGACTCGCTGCTGCACGTGGATTTTATCGACGCGCATCCGCAGGGCCGCCTGAAGCGCTGCCTGGACGTCGGCCCCGGCTCCGGCGTCGTGCTGCTTTCGGCCGCGCGGCATTGCGAGGAAGGGCTGGGGCTGGACATCAACCCGCGGGCCGTCGAGGTCACCCGGCTCAACGCCGAGCTGAACCAAATGCCGCACGTGCGGGCCGAGCAGGCGGACGTGTTCGAGCACGCCGGCCGCTTCGGACGCTTCGACCTGGTGACGTGGAACATGCCCTTCATGCTCATGCCCGATCGCTGCAAGCACACGCATTTCGACGCCTATGGCGGGCACATGGGCGTTGAGATTCAGGCCCGGTTCCTGCGGCTCCTGCCGACGCTGCTCACGCCGGAGGGACGCGCGATCCTGCTCGCGACGACTACAATCCTCGAATCGGGCGAAGATCTTCTCGCAGGCGAAATTCGGACGGCCGCAGCCGAGACGCGGCTCGATTTCGACGTTCACGTCGTGCAGGCGTTCTGGTCGGTCGCGTTTCGCAACTACCAGATCGAGTGCGGCGTGCGGAATTTTGAATCCTGGTTCCTGGTGATTCGTCCCGGAAGCGGGCGAATTCGAAAGATCGAACGGCCGCTCGCCACGCGAATGGTCGACGGCGTCCGTGGCTGGCTGCACGGCATGAGAAACCCGCGCCGCGGCGCCGGCCGTAGCGTCGGACCTCCGAGTCCGACGGCGCAGCAGCGAACGGAAGAGGCCTGA
- a CDS encoding GDSL-like Lipase/Acylhydrolase, translated as MSRQLLEYHPTIGYRFIPNLKARVEHESGGYLVRVNSAGFRCNRDFTPARTSARRVLLFGDSFSAGDGVSNEKRYSDVLESLIPNLEVYNFALPGTGTDQQYLAYREMAGGIEHDVLLISVLVENIRRIVARYRVYVDDQGRELCYAKPYYERSAAGLTLCNVPVRKDPIPTEAMAADEGAHVDRGGRFATLRKVVNALGLREVVQKMSHYQPLPDYDRPDSPAWLLMRAILEQWIRAHERPVVLMPIPLHQYIEGTADARPYQARFSELAAAVGCTLHDPLPDLMQRPAAERRGFRFKNDVHPTPAGHAALAASLAPTIERLLPAASAVAALSGAPPS; from the coding sequence GTGTCGCGCCAGCTTCTCGAATACCACCCGACCATCGGCTACCGGTTCATCCCGAACCTGAAAGCCCGCGTCGAGCACGAGAGCGGCGGATACCTCGTCCGCGTCAACAGCGCCGGCTTCCGCTGCAACCGCGATTTCACTCCCGCGCGGACGTCGGCCCGGCGCGTGCTGCTCTTCGGCGATTCATTCTCCGCGGGCGACGGCGTATCCAACGAAAAACGCTACAGCGACGTGCTGGAATCGCTGATCCCCAACCTGGAAGTCTACAACTTCGCCCTGCCCGGAACCGGAACCGATCAACAGTACCTGGCCTATCGAGAAATGGCCGGCGGAATCGAGCACGACGTGCTGCTGATCTCCGTGCTGGTCGAGAACATCCGCCGCATCGTCGCCCGCTATCGCGTCTACGTCGATGACCAGGGCCGCGAACTTTGCTACGCCAAGCCCTACTACGAACGCAGCGCGGCGGGGCTGACGCTCTGCAACGTGCCCGTCAGAAAAGACCCGATCCCGACCGAGGCGATGGCGGCCGACGAGGGCGCCCACGTCGATCGCGGCGGGCGCTTCGCAACGTTGCGGAAGGTCGTCAACGCGCTGGGCCTGCGCGAAGTCGTGCAGAAAATGAGCCACTACCAGCCGCTGCCCGATTACGACCGGCCCGACTCGCCGGCCTGGCTGCTGATGCGGGCCATCCTCGAGCAGTGGATTCGCGCGCACGAGAGGCCGGTCGTGCTGATGCCCATTCCGCTGCATCAGTACATCGAGGGCACGGCCGACGCGCGGCCCTACCAGGCGCGCTTCAGTGAACTCGCGGCCGCGGTCGGCTGCACACTGCATGATCCGCTGCCGGACCTGATGCAGCGCCCGGCCGCCGAGCGGCGCGGATTCCGGTTCAAGAATGACGTTCATCCGACGCCGGCCGGACACGCAGCCCTCGCGGCGTCGCTGGCGCCGACGATTGAACGGCTGCTGCCGGCGGCCAGCGCCGTCGCCGCATTGAGCGGAGCGCCCCCCTCATGA
- the prkC_2 gene encoding Serine/threonine-protein kinase PrkC yields MLDRYLREVAAGARPDQESYLRAHPDLAEPLRGVFRTLEFVEATGRCLHSADLERGRTLGDFRILREIGRGGMGVVYEAVQISLKRHVALKVLPASALLSGGAPERFRREAATAARLHHTNIVPVHASGVEDGVEYYAMQYIEGGSLASHLEWLRKSAAPPGRDYFECVARWGMQAAEALAYAHANGAIHRDIKPSNLLLDRRGRAARRTSSRHWCGWGVASAPPAASTCGRAWTRACLFTSSTAWRRRCWHGLRPTSSGRTGLKRTASRERTFESK; encoded by the coding sequence GTGCTGGACCGCTACCTGCGCGAGGTGGCGGCGGGGGCGCGCCCGGATCAGGAAAGCTACCTGCGCGCCCATCCTGACCTGGCCGAGCCGCTGCGGGGCGTCTTCCGCACGCTGGAATTCGTCGAGGCCACCGGCCGCTGCCTGCATTCCGCGGACCTGGAGCGCGGCCGGACACTGGGGGATTTTCGAATCCTGCGGGAAATCGGGCGCGGCGGGATGGGAGTGGTCTACGAAGCCGTTCAGATTTCGCTCAAGCGGCACGTGGCGCTGAAAGTGCTGCCGGCCAGCGCCCTGTTGTCGGGCGGCGCCCCGGAGCGCTTCCGCCGCGAGGCCGCCACCGCCGCGCGGCTGCACCATACCAACATCGTGCCCGTGCACGCCTCCGGCGTCGAGGACGGCGTGGAGTACTACGCGATGCAGTACATCGAGGGCGGCTCGCTGGCGAGCCACCTCGAGTGGCTGCGGAAGAGCGCGGCGCCGCCGGGGCGGGATTACTTCGAATGCGTGGCCCGCTGGGGCATGCAGGCGGCCGAGGCGCTGGCCTACGCGCACGCCAACGGTGCGATTCATCGCGATATCAAGCCGTCCAACCTTCTGCTCGATCGCCGGGGCCGCGCTGCACGGCGCACTTCGTCGCGGCACTGGTGCGGCTGGGGCGTGGCGAGCGCACCGCCGGCCGCGAGCACCTGCGGGCGTGCGTGGACACGGGCGTGTTTATTTACGTCGAGCACCGCCTGGCGCAGACGCTGCTGGCACGGGCTGAGGCCGACGAGCAGTGGCCGCACTGGATTGAAGCGCACCGCGAGTAGAGAGCGTACGTTCGAATCGAAATAA
- a CDS encoding tricarballylate dehydrogenase — translation MTADVMIIGGGAAGLATAIFAGRAAAPTHAGQASPARIVILDGAKSLGAKILVAGGGRCNVTNMVVTPRDFAGGSQAAIRRVLSALSVEKTVAFFREIGVELYEDYDGKLFPTTNKARSVLDALLREAARVGVDIRTGHRVVDVERRGDGFVVLCEPAGGGRSELAASAIVLATGGLSLPKTGSDGGGYALARKLGHSLVPTTPALDPLLLDGAFHASLSGVSHPAEMTVAADGEKPVRRRGSLLWTHFGVSGPLALDCSRYWNRAKLENRPVSVRLSFLPGETFESVEKMMIAAAADRPKSTVQSLLAGRLPGRVASAVAAAVGVGERVPLAHLSKPGRRSLIRALIEFDLPVRGTRGYRYAEVTAGGVPLSEIEPATMESRVCPGLYLVGEILDVDGRIGGFNFQWAWASGFAAGGAALRKRGGMATACDADR, via the coding sequence ATGACAGCCGACGTGATGATCATTGGCGGCGGGGCGGCGGGGTTGGCCACCGCGATCTTCGCCGGTCGCGCGGCGGCGCCGACGCACGCCGGTCAGGCATCGCCGGCACGAATCGTCATACTGGACGGCGCGAAATCGCTGGGGGCCAAGATCCTCGTCGCCGGCGGCGGACGCTGTAACGTGACGAACATGGTCGTCACGCCGCGGGATTTCGCTGGCGGAAGCCAGGCGGCGATTCGCCGCGTACTGTCCGCGCTGTCGGTGGAGAAGACGGTCGCCTTCTTCCGTGAGATCGGCGTCGAGCTGTATGAGGACTATGACGGCAAGCTCTTTCCGACGACCAACAAGGCACGCAGCGTGCTCGACGCGCTTCTGCGCGAGGCCGCTCGGGTCGGCGTCGATATTCGCACGGGTCATCGTGTCGTTGATGTGGAGCGCCGCGGCGATGGGTTCGTGGTTCTCTGCGAGCCGGCCGGCGGCGGGCGCAGCGAGCTGGCTGCTTCGGCGATCGTGTTGGCCACGGGCGGCCTTTCGTTGCCCAAAACGGGCAGCGACGGCGGCGGATACGCCCTGGCCCGCAAGCTCGGGCACTCGCTCGTGCCGACGACGCCGGCGCTCGATCCGCTGCTGCTGGATGGCGCGTTTCATGCGTCGCTTTCGGGCGTGTCGCATCCGGCGGAAATGACGGTCGCGGCCGATGGAGAAAAGCCCGTGCGGCGGCGGGGATCGCTGCTGTGGACGCATTTCGGCGTCAGCGGTCCGCTGGCGCTCGACTGCTCACGTTACTGGAACCGCGCGAAGCTGGAGAACCGGCCGGTGAGCGTCCGGCTCAGCTTTCTGCCTGGGGAGACCTTCGAATCGGTCGAGAAGATGATGATCGCAGCCGCGGCGGACCGACCGAAGTCGACCGTGCAATCGCTTCTGGCCGGGCGGCTCCCGGGCCGCGTCGCGTCAGCGGTGGCGGCTGCGGTCGGCGTGGGCGAGCGCGTGCCGCTGGCGCACCTCTCGAAGCCGGGCCGGCGCTCGCTGATCCGCGCTCTGATTGAATTCGACCTGCCGGTGCGCGGCACGCGCGGCTACCGCTACGCCGAGGTCACGGCCGGCGGCGTGCCGCTGAGCGAGATCGAGCCGGCGACGATGGAATCGCGCGTCTGCCCCGGGCTGTACCTGGTGGGCGAAATTCTCGACGTGGACGGCCGCATCGGTGGGTTCAATTTTCAATGGGCCTGGGCGAGCGGGTTCGCGGCGGGCGGGGCCGCTCTACGAAAGCGCGGCGGCATGGCGACGGCGTGCGACGCGGACCGGTGA
- the etfB gene encoding Electron transfer flavoprotein subunit beta has product MKILVLVKQVPDSTTTIKIRPDGEDIERAGVKMVVNPFDEFAIEQAVRMREAGLPVEQITVLTVGPAGAAEAMRTALAIGADDGIHLQDAAFDKLDELQTATLIAAVIKPRGYDLILRGKQEIDLDSGQLGPALAEALDIPHVGAVTRLEFSDGGARFSAGRRIEGAEESVAGGLPALLTIEKGLVECRYPSLPNLMKAKKKPVETLSAAAVEGFADAVGGVGGTEIHKYELPPARPPGKLIKAEPADAAAQLVKLLREDAKVI; this is encoded by the coding sequence ATGAAAATCCTCGTTCTGGTCAAGCAGGTTCCGGACTCCACAACGACCATCAAGATCCGCCCCGACGGCGAGGACATCGAGCGCGCGGGCGTCAAGATGGTCGTCAACCCATTCGACGAATTCGCCATCGAGCAGGCCGTCCGCATGCGCGAGGCCGGCCTGCCGGTTGAGCAGATCACTGTTCTCACTGTCGGTCCGGCGGGCGCGGCGGAGGCGATGCGAACGGCCCTGGCGATCGGGGCCGACGATGGCATCCACCTTCAGGATGCGGCGTTCGACAAGCTGGACGAATTGCAGACGGCGACGCTGATTGCAGCCGTAATCAAGCCGCGCGGCTACGACCTCATCCTGCGCGGCAAGCAGGAAATCGACCTCGACAGCGGCCAGCTCGGTCCGGCCCTGGCCGAGGCGCTCGACATTCCGCATGTCGGCGCGGTGACGCGGCTGGAGTTCAGCGACGGCGGCGCGCGATTCTCAGCCGGGCGGCGGATTGAGGGCGCGGAGGAATCGGTCGCCGGGGGGCTGCCGGCGCTGCTGACCATCGAGAAGGGGCTGGTGGAGTGCCGCTATCCGTCGCTGCCGAATCTGATGAAAGCCAAGAAAAAGCCGGTCGAGACGCTCAGCGCCGCCGCCGTGGAGGGCTTCGCGGATGCGGTCGGCGGCGTCGGCGGCACGGAGATTCACAAGTACGAGTTGCCGCCGGCGCGGCCGCCGGGGAAGCTGATCAAGGCCGAGCCGGCCGACGCCGCGGCGCAGCTCGTCAAGCTGCTTCGCGAAGACGCGAAGGTGATCTAG
- the acrA gene encoding Acryloyl-CoA reductase electron transfer subunit beta, whose translation MTNDILIFAEQRDNRLNPAAAQLVTPARALAQQSGGKVVAVLIGDKLDAAAEAIDKAGVDRLITLSDPKLALYSALRYRSALAAAIRKVDPRVVLLSATFMGRDLAPRVAMRVGGALATDVVGLKLGDKGLDIRRPLYNGKAFCHVTFPADRVAIASVRLNTFAPASGGGAVRESLAYEPAAGDERISVKEIVRTGGEVKDVTEADIIVSGGRSLKSEENFNATIYPLARELDAAVGASRAACDAGYQPHTRQVGLTGKTVTPKLYFACGVSGAIQHLAGMRGSKVIVAINTDPEAPMMKIADYAVLGDLFKVVPALTEEVRKLKAQ comes from the coding sequence ATGACAAACGACATCCTCATCTTCGCCGAACAACGCGACAACCGCCTCAACCCGGCCGCTGCGCAGCTCGTCACCCCCGCCCGCGCTCTCGCGCAGCAATCCGGCGGAAAGGTCGTCGCCGTCCTGATCGGCGACAAACTTGACGCCGCGGCGGAGGCGATCGACAAGGCCGGCGTCGACCGCCTCATCACCCTCAGCGACCCGAAGCTGGCTCTGTACTCCGCGCTGCGCTATCGTTCGGCCCTCGCCGCGGCGATCCGCAAGGTTGATCCGCGCGTCGTGCTGCTGTCCGCGACATTCATGGGCCGCGACCTGGCGCCGCGCGTTGCGATGCGCGTCGGCGGGGCGCTGGCGACCGACGTGGTCGGGCTGAAACTGGGCGACAAGGGCCTCGACATCCGCCGTCCGCTCTACAACGGCAAGGCCTTCTGTCACGTCACCTTTCCCGCCGATCGCGTCGCCATCGCCTCGGTGCGCCTGAACACGTTCGCCCCGGCATCCGGCGGAGGCGCAGTCCGCGAATCGCTGGCTTATGAGCCGGCCGCCGGCGACGAGCGCATCAGCGTCAAAGAGATCGTCCGCACCGGCGGCGAGGTGAAGGACGTGACCGAGGCCGACATCATCGTTTCCGGCGGCCGCTCGCTGAAGAGCGAGGAGAATTTCAACGCGACGATCTACCCGCTCGCCCGCGAGCTGGACGCGGCGGTCGGCGCGTCGCGGGCCGCGTGCGACGCCGGCTACCAGCCGCATACGCGCCAGGTCGGCCTGACCGGCAAGACCGTCACGCCCAAGCTCTATTTCGCCTGCGGCGTGAGCGGCGCGATCCAACATCTGGCCGGCATGCGCGGCAGCAAGGTGATCGTCGCGATCAACACCGATCCCGAAGCGCCGATGATGAAGATTGCGGACTACGCCGTGCTGGGCGATCTTTTCAAGGTTGTCCCGGCGCTGACGGAAGAAGTGCGAAAGCTGAAAGCGCAGTAG